In Pelagovum sp. HNIBRBA483, the genomic stretch TCGTGGACGCCGATCTCGGCGCCTTGGGCCCGAATCTCACCATCCTTGGCGGCATGGAAAAGGGCGAGGCGCTTGTCGGTGCCGATTACCGCGACCGATCTGATTTCTGGAGACTGACATGACCCGATCATTGATCCTCATTGCCGCGCTCGGCATGCTTGCCTCCTGCGCGCAATACCAAGAACCACAGGCCAATTGCTTTACGTTCCTTGCCGCCGTTGCACCGGTTGATCCCGATTGCACCTTCATGCCTCTTGGCGCTTTGGAGGGTGCCATTGAAATTTAGGCTCACTCATATCCTATTCATGTCACTGCTGCCCGGTCTCGCCTTCGCTCAAGGCGTGCCAATGGTCGATAACGGTCTGACCGCACGCGACATCGTAGAAACCGGTGATCGTGAAATCGATCTTGCGACCCAAGCTAACAAGCTATCCGTGCGCGAACTCATTGCCGAGATCGAGCGCGAACAATTGGAAACGCTGGCGCGTATTCTTGATGCCCAATCAAGCTTCGGAGGCCAAGGCCTGCCTGCGATGGTGTCCGGTTTGGAGTCTGGCAGTGGAGATCCTGCCCGTTCGGTGGAGGCCGTATACGGGTCAGGCGAGGTTGATCCAAATCCCGGTGGCGCGCAGATGTTCGGCGATGCGGCCCAGAATATCGAACAACTCATTATCCGTGTCGCTCAAGAGACCAGCGGCTTTGCGGGTGTCGGGCGCGCCGGACTCTCTCCCGTCCAGTGGCGCGCACTGTTGCAAGCCCTGATCTGGCAGGAAAGCAGGTTCGCGATTGGCGCACGCTCGCCCGTTGGCGCATTTGGCCTGACCCAAATCATGCCGGGCACCGCGAGCGATCTCGGCATTAATCCAGAATACTATGACAGCCCCTATCTGCAGGTGCATGGCGGCGCGCGGTACTTGGCCACGCAACTCAACACTTTTGACGGCAACATCATCAACGCGCTTGCCGCCTACAATGCAGGGCCGGGCCGCGTGTTTGAATACAGCGGCGTGCCGCCGTTTCGCGAAACACAGCACTACGTCAAGGTTATCCCTGAGCGCTACAATCACTATCTCAGCCGGATCGGCGGTATCGAAGCCTTGGGCACAATCGATCCTTCCCTTCTGGCCAATGCAAATCTCTCGATTACAGGGCATGGCGCTGCTTTCTATGGAAACAATTCCCCCGCCGCGATCAGACAGGCGGCCTTGCGGATCCGTGACATCGTGGAGCGCATTTCGACGACTGAGGACGTTCAGGAGAGCGTGGCGCTTAACACCTACGCCCGCGCAGAACTCGTGCGTGTCGTGGCCGCCCGCGTCCGGCTTCAGGCGGCACGGACCCGGGTCTTGTCTGCGGAAGAACTGGCCCGGGCATCTGCCCGGATGGCCGAAGGGGTGTTCATGGAATTTACGATCAGGGAGATTGATTGATGGGACATTTACTCATGAGGACGGCCTTGGCCACTACGCTTGGGATTGGTTTGCATTTGGGCACCCTCTCTCCCGCCCTTGCGCAAGGTGTCCCCGTCGTCGACACCCAAAACATCGCCCAAAATATCCAGCAGCTACGGCAGATGATCGAAGACGAGATTCTGCAAAACGAGCAGCTGACGCAGCTGCGCGAACAGCTTGCCACCCTCACGGATCAACTCGCGGAGTTGCAGCGAACATATGAGGCCCTGACCCGTCTCGCCGAATTGCCCGAGATTATTCGCACGCAGATGGAAGATGAGCTCAACGGCCTTTTAGACCAAGAGTTCGGCGACATCATCGCGACCATCGAGGCCATCAAGAATGGGGACTTCTCGGGCCTGTCCGGGTCGGGCGCAGGCGAAATCGAAACCCAGATGGACCGCGTTCTGGCCGATCTCGGCTTTGATGACGACACGCTGTCGGAAATGGCCACCAGCGGTAATCCTGGGGCAAATCGCATCGCGACCCAAGCCACAACTGGCGCTCTGGTCTCGGCCGCAGCGCAAAACAGCTACAGCGATGCGGGCCAATCGCTTGAGCGTGTCGATCGGCTGGTCGGCCTGATCGATGACATGGATGAGTTGAAGGAAAGCGTCGATCTC encodes the following:
- a CDS encoding lytic transglycosylase domain-containing protein, which translates into the protein MSLLPGLAFAQGVPMVDNGLTARDIVETGDREIDLATQANKLSVRELIAEIEREQLETLARILDAQSSFGGQGLPAMVSGLESGSGDPARSVEAVYGSGEVDPNPGGAQMFGDAAQNIEQLIIRVAQETSGFAGVGRAGLSPVQWRALLQALIWQESRFAIGARSPVGAFGLTQIMPGTASDLGINPEYYDSPYLQVHGGARYLATQLNTFDGNIINALAAYNAGPGRVFEYSGVPPFRETQHYVKVIPERYNHYLSRIGGIEALGTIDPSLLANANLSITGHGAAFYGNNSPAAIRQAALRIRDIVERISTTEDVQESVALNTYARAELVRVVAARVRLQAARTRVLSAEELARASARMAEGVFMEFTIREID
- a CDS encoding type IV secretion system protein, which translates into the protein MGHLLMRTALATTLGIGLHLGTLSPALAQGVPVVDTQNIAQNIQQLRQMIEDEILQNEQLTQLREQLATLTDQLAELQRTYEALTRLAELPEIIRTQMEDELNGLLDQEFGDIIATIEAIKNGDFSGLSGSGAGEIETQMDRVLADLGFDDDTLSEMATSGNPGANRIATQATTGALVSAAAQNSYSDAGQSLERVDRLVGLIDDMDELKESVDLNTRVTAELAIALVAMWQLEAIQTVGDGTGGVIDAATIAEEQRFMDFTLPDLSAD